One region of Flavobacterium sp. KACC 22763 genomic DNA includes:
- a CDS encoding GNAT family N-acetyltransferase, whose protein sequence is METSVTMEIKDNTFARQFETVIPEGMLAVEYQFQEKKIFLTKINKPDSFENEETINTLLKNILELSSEKNYRVVPIHPKIVSFFKKNPKYKELLPPGIRI, encoded by the coding sequence GAAATCAAAGACAACACATTTGCACGCCAATTCGAAACTGTCATTCCTGAGGGAATGTTGGCAGTTGAGTATCAATTTCAAGAAAAGAAAATCTTTTTAACCAAAATCAACAAACCTGATTCATTCGAGAACGAAGAAACAATCAACACTTTACTTAAAAACATATTAGAGTTAAGTTCTGAAAAAAATTACAGAGTAGTTCCTATTCACCCAAAGATTGTTTCGTTTTTCAAAAAAAATCCTAAATATAAAGAGCTACTTCCTCCAGGAATTAGAATCTAA
- a CDS encoding anion permease → MKEVKIPQTLITLAVLVAIWFIPAPEGVVIEAWHLFAIFVATILGIILKAAPMGTMCMIAIALTAMSQVLAPGDPGKSITLALKGFGDKVIWLIGISFFIARGFIKTGLGNRIAFLFIKIFGKSSLGLAYGLGLADLVLAPAVPSNTARGGGIVYPIMKSMSMSFGSMPDKPETHRKLGAYLTLNSYNMNLIASSMFLTGTASNPMCQKFALNLGIKISWMSWAAAAIVPGLCAFIVIPFVLYKIYPPELKKTGDAPQIATQKLKEMGAITRDEWMMLLTFFILLFLWMTGDLFSIDATTTAFIGLVILLLTSVLTWEDVKSEKGAWDTIVWFSVLVMMASSLNELGFIAWFSDLVKAQIGGLSWQMAFPIIILVYFFSHYLFASATAHVAAMYAALLGVGVSLGIPGLLLAFMLGFVGSLYGTLTHYGHGPAPVFFGSGYVDLKSWWVKGLITGLVMLLIYMVIGGLWLRIIGYF, encoded by the coding sequence ATGAAAGAAGTAAAAATTCCGCAGACTCTAATTACGCTGGCAGTTTTAGTTGCCATTTGGTTTATTCCAGCTCCAGAAGGTGTTGTGATAGAAGCGTGGCATTTATTTGCCATTTTCGTAGCTACTATTTTAGGAATCATCTTAAAAGCGGCTCCGATGGGAACTATGTGTATGATTGCTATTGCTCTAACGGCAATGTCTCAGGTCTTAGCTCCAGGAGATCCTGGAAAGTCGATTACATTGGCATTAAAAGGATTTGGTGATAAAGTAATCTGGCTGATCGGAATTTCATTTTTCATCGCGAGAGGATTTATAAAAACAGGTCTTGGAAATAGAATTGCTTTTTTATTCATAAAAATATTCGGAAAAAGTTCTTTAGGGCTCGCCTATGGTTTAGGATTGGCAGATTTAGTTTTAGCGCCAGCTGTTCCAAGTAATACGGCTAGAGGAGGAGGAATCGTTTATCCGATCATGAAATCTATGTCGATGAGTTTTGGTTCGATGCCAGACAAGCCAGAAACACATAGAAAGTTAGGGGCTTATTTAACTTTGAATAGTTATAACATGAATCTGATTGCTTCTTCTATGTTTTTGACAGGAACAGCAAGTAATCCCATGTGTCAAAAGTTTGCGCTTAATTTAGGAATAAAAATCAGCTGGATGTCATGGGCGGCTGCAGCGATTGTTCCGGGTTTATGTGCTTTTATTGTAATTCCGTTTGTTTTATATAAAATTTACCCGCCAGAATTAAAAAAGACGGGAGATGCGCCACAGATTGCAACACAAAAACTGAAAGAAATGGGAGCGATCACAAGAGATGAATGGATGATGCTGCTTACATTTTTTATTCTTCTTTTCCTTTGGATGACGGGAGATTTGTTTTCTATTGATGCAACAACAACGGCTTTTATCGGATTGGTAATTTTGCTTCTAACTTCAGTTTTGACTTGGGAAGATGTTAAATCAGAAAAAGGGGCCTGGGATACCATTGTTTGGTTTTCTGTTTTGGTTATGATGGCCAGTTCGCTCAATGAATTGGGTTTTATAGCGTGGTTCAGTGATTTGGTAAAAGCACAAATTGGCGGATTAAGCTGGCAAATGGCTTTTCCAATTATTATATTAGTGTATTTCTTTAGCCATTATCTTTTCGCAAGTGCCACTGCGCACGTTGCAGCAATGTACGCAGCTTTACTTGGTGTTGGTGTTTCGCTCGGAATTCCGGGTTTGTTGCTAGCGTTTATGCTTGGTTTTGTCGGATCTCTTTACGGAACTTTAACTCATTATGGCCACGGTCCGGCACCCGTATTTTTCGGGAGCGGTTACGTTGACCTAAAGAGCTGGTGGGTCAAAGGGCTTATAACCGGTTTGGTTATGCTCTTAATCTATATGGTAATAGGAGGATTGTGGCTCCGAATAATTGGATACTTTTAG
- a CDS encoding porin, whose protein sequence is MPIFLHAQGDLNQGADKIDKKEDGEIKYPQFQLKGLLQARYLESFGDNVDVLGTQHSTGDATQSSFDIKRMRVGLNTKLSETTEIVILVNLADFKSDTKGKVLENAYGKYTFNKYIALTGGQFRPAFGIEELVPVDIIKSFDFSNQYYEFGKNGWTSFQIGASATGAFDIGKIPVNYAVSVLNGNGKNQEMDKDNGKQYSSRWVFGLSKEYEINLGLNGGFGKVFKEDVFAIGADFTSDFKLTDKFSFDLQIEYKQGTNHNLYYSLPVESRMGNVADYQMRGIYFLPNFRYTINYQKLTALELSCRYETFDPSYKINSNVRTTYTPMVSLEFGKSYTGRIEMGFEIDRFDKSIPGTTTYDNDLFLIQLQLRI, encoded by the coding sequence ATGCCAATTTTTTTACACGCACAAGGAGATTTGAATCAGGGAGCTGATAAGATAGATAAAAAAGAGGATGGAGAAATAAAATATCCACAGTTTCAGTTAAAAGGACTTCTTCAAGCCAGATATTTAGAAAGTTTTGGAGATAATGTAGATGTTTTAGGAACTCAGCATTCAACAGGAGATGCAACACAAAGTTCTTTTGACATAAAAAGAATGCGTGTTGGATTGAATACCAAATTAAGTGAAACTACAGAAATTGTAATTTTGGTTAATTTGGCAGACTTTAAATCAGATACAAAAGGGAAAGTTCTTGAAAATGCCTACGGAAAATATACTTTCAATAAATATATAGCTTTAACAGGAGGGCAGTTTCGTCCTGCCTTTGGTATTGAGGAGCTTGTTCCAGTAGATATTATTAAATCTTTCGATTTTTCTAATCAATATTATGAATTTGGAAAAAACGGATGGACTAGCTTTCAAATTGGAGCATCGGCAACTGGAGCTTTTGATATTGGGAAAATTCCAGTGAATTATGCTGTTTCGGTTTTAAACGGAAACGGAAAAAATCAGGAAATGGATAAAGATAACGGAAAGCAATATTCTTCGAGATGGGTTTTCGGTTTATCAAAAGAATATGAGATTAATTTAGGTTTAAACGGCGGTTTCGGAAAAGTTTTTAAAGAAGATGTTTTTGCAATTGGAGCAGATTTTACCAGCGATTTTAAATTGACAGATAAATTTAGTTTTGATTTACAGATAGAGTATAAGCAAGGAACAAATCATAATTTATATTATTCCCTGCCAGTTGAAAGCCGAATGGGTAATGTTGCCGATTATCAAATGCGAGGTATTTATTTCTTGCCAAACTTTAGATATACCATAAATTATCAAAAACTCACAGCGCTTGAATTGTCGTGTCGTTACGAAACTTTTGATCCTAGTTACAAAATCAATTCAAACGTACGCACTACTTACACGCCAATGGTCAGTTTAGAATTCGGAAAATCGTATACAGGTCGTATCGAAATGGGATTTGAGATTGACAGATTCGATAAAAGCATTCCAGGTACAACAACCTATGATAATGATTTATTTTTAATTCAGTTGCAGCTCAGAATTTAA
- a CDS encoding ABC-F family ATP-binding cassette domain-containing protein: MITVNDISVQFGGTTLFSDVSFAINENDKIALMGKNGAGKSTLLKIIAGANKPSTGSISAPKEAVIAYLPQHLLTEDGATVMEEASKAFSEIFTMKAEIDNINEQLTVRTDYESDEYMKLIERVSDLSEKFYAIEEVNYEAEVEKILVGLGFEREDFARQTSEFSGGWRMRIELAKILLRKPDLILLDEPTNHMDIESIQWLEDFLLTQAKAVVVISHDRAFVDNITNRTIEVTMGRIYDYKAKYSHYLELRKDRRIHQQKAYDEQQKMIAENRAFIERFRGTFSKTDAVQSRVKMLEKLEIVEVDEVDTSALRLKFPPAARSGQYPVIVKEMSKAYGDHVVFKDANIVIERGQKVAFVGKNGEGKSTMIKAIMKEIGVDSGSVEIGHNAQIGYFAQNQAALLDENATIFETIDSIAVGDIRTQIKNILGAFMFQGDDITKKVKVLSGGEKTRLAMIKLLLEPVNLLILDEPSNHLDMKTKDIIKDALRDFDGTLILVSHDRDFLDGLATKVFEFGNKRVKEHFEDVAGFLAHKKMDSMREIEK; the protein is encoded by the coding sequence ATGATTACAGTTAACGATATTTCGGTTCAGTTTGGCGGAACTACACTTTTTAGCGATGTTTCTTTTGCTATTAATGAAAATGATAAAATTGCCCTTATGGGTAAAAATGGTGCGGGGAAATCGACACTTTTAAAGATTATTGCAGGTGCAAACAAGCCTTCTACAGGAAGTATCTCTGCTCCAAAAGAGGCTGTAATCGCTTATTTGCCTCAGCATTTGCTTACTGAAGATGGTGCGACAGTAATGGAAGAAGCATCAAAAGCTTTCAGCGAGATTTTTACAATGAAAGCTGAAATTGATAATATCAATGAGCAATTAACAGTTCGTACTGATTATGAAAGTGACGAATACATGAAATTGATCGAAAGAGTTTCTGACTTAAGCGAGAAATTTTATGCTATTGAAGAAGTTAACTACGAAGCAGAAGTTGAGAAAATATTAGTTGGTTTAGGTTTTGAAAGAGAAGATTTCGCACGTCAAACTTCAGAATTTTCAGGAGGATGGAGAATGCGTATCGAGTTGGCTAAAATTCTTTTAAGAAAACCAGATTTAATTTTACTGGATGAGCCAACAAACCATATGGATATTGAAAGTATTCAATGGTTAGAAGATTTCTTATTGACTCAAGCAAAAGCAGTTGTGGTAATCTCGCACGATAGAGCGTTTGTAGATAATATTACAAATCGTACGATTGAGGTGACAATGGGAAGAATTTACGATTACAAAGCAAAATATTCTCATTATTTAGAATTGAGAAAAGACCGTCGTATCCATCAGCAGAAAGCGTATGATGAACAGCAAAAAATGATTGCTGAAAATCGTGCTTTTATTGAGCGATTTAGAGGAACATTTTCTAAGACAGATGCTGTTCAATCTCGAGTTAAAATGCTTGAGAAACTTGAAATAGTAGAGGTTGATGAAGTAGATACATCTGCATTACGTTTAAAATTCCCACCTGCGGCACGTTCTGGTCAATATCCAGTTATTGTAAAAGAAATGTCTAAAGCTTATGGAGATCATGTTGTTTTTAAAGATGCAAACATTGTAATCGAACGCGGACAGAAAGTAGCTTTTGTTGGAAAAAATGGTGAAGGAAAATCTACCATGATTAAAGCAATCATGAAAGAAATTGGCGTTGATTCTGGAAGTGTTGAAATCGGACATAATGCACAAATCGGATATTTTGCTCAAAATCAAGCCGCTTTATTAGATGAAAATGCTACCATTTTTGAAACTATTGATAGTATTGCGGTTGGAGATATTAGAACGCAAATCAAAAATATTTTAGGCGCTTTCATGTTCCAAGGAGATGATATCACTAAAAAAGTAAAAGTGCTTTCTGGAGGAGAAAAGACTCGTTTAGCAATGATTAAATTATTGTTGGAGCCAGTTAACTTGTTGATTCTGGATGAGCCTTCGAATCACTTGGATATGAAGACTAAAGACATTATTAAAGATGCTTTAAGAGATTTTGACGGAACTTTAATCTTAGTTTCTCACGATCGTGATTTCCTTGACGGATTAGCAACTAAGGTTTTCGAATTCGGAAATAAACGAGTAAAAGAGCATTTTGAAGATGTGGCAGGTTTCTTAGCACATAAGAAAATGGATTCTATGAGAGAAATCGAAAAATAA
- a CDS encoding PepSY-like domain-containing protein produces the protein MRTKLKLTVYLIAGLLFGLTANAQKTVIKKEALPGNAQTFLKTHFGSKKPSYILEDKEILSTEYKVQYDNKIEIEFDKKGNWKEVDAKTGKVPKSIIPKKIATYIKSNFPKEDVTKIEIESSGYETKLTNGLELKFNMKGDFIKIDK, from the coding sequence ATGAGAACGAAATTAAAACTGACCGTCTACTTAATTGCAGGATTACTATTTGGACTTACTGCAAATGCTCAAAAAACTGTAATTAAAAAAGAAGCTTTACCAGGAAATGCACAAACCTTCTTAAAAACACATTTTGGATCTAAAAAACCGAGTTATATACTGGAAGACAAAGAGATTCTCTCTACAGAATACAAAGTTCAGTATGACAATAAAATCGAAATTGAATTTGACAAAAAAGGAAACTGGAAAGAAGTGGATGCTAAAACAGGAAAAGTACCAAAATCTATTATTCCCAAAAAAATTGCTACATATATAAAATCAAACTTCCCTAAAGAAGATGTAACCAAAATAGAAATTGAATCTTCTGGTTATGAAACAAAACTAACCAATGGTCTAGAACTAAAATTCAACATGAAAGGAGATTTCATTAAGATTGATAAATAA